The DNA segment TCACCAAACAAAGTGTAATTGCACagataagaagaaaaacacaagCATCCTCTGCAATATTCAACCAAAAGTAACCACTCTGAAATAATCACACTTTTAATATCTTTCAATAAtagaatgaaaatcaaatagAAATACATTGAAATGAAGAATTATAAGCAagagagaaaatagagaaatCAATCATACTTCTCATTAACTCCTTCTATATTACAATCTATGACATGCAAAATGCTCAGAATTGGGCCAAAACCAAACTCCACACCGGATAAGTACaggaacaaaattttacaatgAAACTTCTAACGAGCAGACTTCCTTCCTAAGTGCTGGTTTGGCTCACCCATCAAAGTGGGACATAGTTCtggtaacaaatgtgttttcaCAAAccaactttaatttcaattccaTGTGCTACTCTCTTCCCCAATATTGTTCATCAgcagaaaataaaagaacaatttaGACTAGAAAAAGACATCTGCAAACGACTCACGAACAAAACTATAGATGAAGAATGGGCAGAACAAAAGGCAACATGCATTGCATATTTCTCACTCTTGAAGTTAAATTTCTTTCATGTATCGAATACACCGGAGAGTCTAGAGGTGATTCTCGCTCAATCACAGTAGGGTTTGATATTGAACCTGTAAAGAAGCCTCTTCTTTTTCAAGGTAGGATTGTCTATGGTGAGCAATAACTTCCCCAGTTCGCCAACTTTGAAGCTGTTGGAAACCACTGGTTCATCGGTGGGGGACATCTTTGTGGCCTTCTGTATGACAACTGTATATGCATCTTTAGCATCAGGCTTGAATTCAGCGTTATAGCTAACCTCCCAGCCCACCACCCGCAGCTCCCAAACGATAATGCATTTCTAGAAAATCGAGTAACTTCATTCAGCGAGATACTTGAATTCAGAGAGTAATAACACAGGAGCATGACAGAATCTAGTCCAGTGTAATATAGTTAAGAGAATATTAGAATGAAACTCACCTCATAGATAGCAATTTCGACAGTTTGCTTAGTGGTTGGCTTTATAGGAATTTCGGTGACAGGATCAGACATGGTGAAATCGGGGTTGCAGTCGCAGAAGTCTACACTAAGGCCACCATACTGAACTGGCACTTGCTCAGGAGAAATATACCTgttcaattttaagaaagagATACGGAAGGTTAGATGATAATAGAGAGAAGAGAATATGAAATAGTAGGAAAGAGAAGATGACAATGGCGATTATTGTTGAGTAGAGTTGAGCTGTGACTAACTTGAAAAGAGTATCGGGAGACTTGGATGGTCCAGCAAAGATAAATTTGCTTTTGGTCCTCGGAGTCAAGAAGGGACTGATCATGGTATTGAATGCAAGATACCACCAAGGGGCATTGATGAAGATCTGCACGATCCCTATCCCTTCTGTCAGAGGTTGTAAAATAGAAACGGAGGAAGCAACGAAGGAACTGAAAGGAAAAGCTAACCTGTTTGGCAACGAACTCGGGATAGTTGTCCTGAAGCAACTGCAAAGCTTGTTTGGTGGCAAGGCGAAGTTCCCGTTTGGCAGGGCCGGGAGAGTTTTTGAGGTCATTGACTTGGAAGATGGTGTTGATGCCTCCAGGAGTGAAGTCCAGGTTCCTGATGCTGCGCTCCAACAGCTGAATACGCCATCGGAGAAACTTGGTTCGGTTTTCCTCGGTGGAGAAAGCCTTTTGGTACAGCTCCTTGTTTTGGAACTCTCCGTAGACGTTGTAACAGACGGGATGGCCCTCTCTTCCGTGGCCGTGCATGAAGACCACCTTCTCCAACTCCTCTCCCAGATCTTCCTCCAAAAGAGCATCGATGCCGAACTCCTTTCTCCATCGGAGAGTGTTCTGAATCATCACAAGAGCATCATTCACCCTCAAGTCTCGCGCTCTCAGGAACTTCAGAAGAATGACGTCAGTCCTCTGGTCCTTAAAGAGAGGGACGCCCCAGATGGATACTTCGCCTTCCTCCTTCCGCTCCAACTCCTCCCTCACCACCTTCTTCAGCTCTTCGATGCCCTTTCTCTCCGAATCAGAAACCCTATTGCTCTCCTCCTTCAACGACTCGCTCTCTGTCTCTCCTACTGtaacctcttcttctttctctttctctttctcttcctccttctcctcctccttctccttctccttctcttcaACTACAACCGCCTCCTCAACTCCTTTTACTTCGTCTTTCTCTTTGTCTTTCTCTTCAGCCACAAGCACCTCCTCAGCTTTCACCTTCTCTTCAACCACATCGTCAACTTTGGCATCATTCTCCGATGATAGTGACGGTGGCACAGGAGGCTCCTGAGGCGGTGAAGCGgctggaggaggaggaggagggttAGAATCATTTTCGGCCATTTGGAAGAGAGTGAGAGTGAGAAAATTGGTTGGTTGGTTTTAGGTGAAGACAGACAGCTTTCGTTCTGTtctgttctgtttttttttaaaaaaaacattcattgaATCGTTGGTCCGAATCCTATGCCACAGCACACACGTATGACACAAAGGTGGccatttcttcctgcacctgcATAGGTAAAGGAAAAAGACTATTTTACCCCTAATTTGTTCCAATCTtgacaattttctttcttttttttactaaaagacAATATAAACaagcatattttattttcaattatctttttatctatCACTCTTCATCCTTTTCTTAATACCTCTCAAATAAAAGGGAAATAAGGACAggatattataaattaaatgcatTTAGTAGAGTAGAAATACGGAAGAAATGAAAAGGAACAACACTCCCTATAGGTTAAAGTATATACTgactacatttttaaaagctatatttttttaaaaaaattaatatattatatattttttcctgtttcttctcttctctgttaagtttatttttattgtatttttattcactatatttcttttatcccatcttcttcatccttttctcagtgttttttttttccttttaccaTTCACGTAAAGTGGAcaaattttaaggtttaaattcGAGGAAGAAAAAACAGTAAAGACATTCATTATTTAtcatcttatatttatatttatattttttatatttcttgagTCCAGATTGTCTTCTTAATATTAGTGTTGTCTTTTCATTATgtctatattaatatatttcaaagtcCTAATGTACTATAATTTGAAAACATATActaatttaatacattaaaaaaagttaatatattttaaaatattaaggtATTGTATTTTGAGAACACAGCAAGAGAGACCACACAAAAAATCACCAAAGAATCCAAAGTGATATTGGATCAATATC comes from the Vigna radiata var. radiata cultivar VC1973A chromosome 2, Vradiata_ver6, whole genome shotgun sequence genome and includes:
- the LOC106756538 gene encoding patellin-3, translated to MAENDSNPPPPPPAASPPQEPPVPPSLSSENDAKVDDVVEEKVKAEEVLVAEEKDKEKDEVKGVEEAVVVEEKEKEKEEEKEEEKEKEKEEEVTVGETESESLKEESNRVSDSERKGIEELKKVVREELERKEEGEVSIWGVPLFKDQRTDVILLKFLRARDLRVNDALVMIQNTLRWRKEFGIDALLEEDLGEELEKVVFMHGHGREGHPVCYNVYGEFQNKELYQKAFSTEENRTKFLRWRIQLLERSIRNLDFTPGGINTIFQVNDLKNSPGPAKRELRLATKQALQLLQDNYPEFVAKQIFINAPWWYLAFNTMISPFLTPRTKSKFIFAGPSKSPDTLFKYISPEQVPVQYGGLSVDFCDCNPDFTMSDPVTEIPIKPTTKQTVEIAIYEKCIIVWELRVVGWEVSYNAEFKPDAKDAYTVVIQKATKMSPTDEPVVSNSFKVGELGKLLLTIDNPTLKKKRLLYRFNIKPYCD